GCTTGTGAGTGACgaaaaaaacatttgaacTCAATTTCGTATAGGTGGACAAATAGTGACTTAAGAAGGAACTTTCTCCTTTCGCTTCGCATGCTCCGTTCCCCGTGGACTATGCTGTGTGGTGTCGGCCCACCGGGTCTGGCGCCAAAGCGGAAGCCAAAGATACGGATCGAGAGTGGTTATGAGCGGGAGAACCAAAAATATTACGAAGAGCGTGGGCACTTTTTTTCCGCCTTTGCAAGCATATCTATTCTATCACTCGGTTGTACCTTCCTATTCGTCCCTTTGTATCGTATGTACTGCGCCCCTACCGGCCGCGGCGCAGACCCGAAGTTCTACACGCCACAGGCTCAACGGGACCGAGAACAGTTGAATGAAATGTATCCTGTACCCAAGAAGCTCCTCAAGGTGCGTTTTCTGAGCGATGTTGGCAATACGATGCCTATTGCCTTTGTTCCACTGCAGAAGGAGGTGGAGGTCTTGATAGGTGAACCTGCTCTGGCCTTTTACTCTGCATATAACCGTAGCAACCGCACTCTTTTGGGTGTTTCGTCCTATACAATTGCACCACCGGAGGCAACAAACTACCTGAATAAAATTCagtgtttctgttttgaaGAACAGCGGTTTAAACCACATGAGTTAGTTGAGATGccagttttcttttatattgATCGTGACTTTCTTAATGACCCGATGGTAAACTGGCTAGACGAGGTTATTGTCAACTATACTTTCTT
This region of Trypanosoma brucei gambiense DAL972 chromosome 10, complete sequence genomic DNA includes:
- a CDS encoding cytochrome c oxidase assembly protein, putative codes for the protein MLRSPWTMLCGVGPPGLAPKRKPKIRIESGYERENQKYYEERGHFFSAFASISILSLGCTFLFVPLYRMYCAPTGRGADPKFYTPQAQRDREQLNEMYPVPKKLLKVRFLSDVGNTMPIAFVPLQKEVEVLIGEPALAFYSAYNRSNRTLLGVSSYTIAPPEATNYLNKIQCFCFEEQRFKPHELVEMPVFFYIDRDFLNDPMVNWLDEVIVNYTFFNLEKTKDIIFRSNLA